CAGACTTTAAATCTTAAAGAACTTAACGAATTAGGAGTTTTTATTGCTGCAGTTATTGATTTCAGAAGTCCTTTTACAGCAAGCCATTCAAACGGCGTATCGGCAAGCTCTGTCTCACTTGCACGACTGACGGGCTTCTCAGACAGGGAATGCGAGATGATGAGACTTGCCGGGTATCTCCATGACCTTGGAAAGCTTGCAGTTCCAAATGAGATACTTGACAAGCCTTACAGACTGACCCCCAAGGAATTTGAAATGATACGTTCCCATACTTACTACACATATTCGATACTTGATACTCTTGAGAATTTCGACACAATAAATACATGGGGCGCGTATCATCATGAAAGAATAGACGGCAAGGGATACCCTTTTCATTATAAGGGTGATGTTCTTTCTCTTGGCTCTAGGATTATGTGTGTTGCGGATGTTTTTACAGCTCTTGCAGAAGAAAGACCATACAGAAAAGGAATGTCCAAAGAAGAACTGATGAGCATAATGAGCAGAATGTCAGGGACAGCGCTTGATTCTGAGATAGTTTCACTTCTTGTTAAAAATTTTGATATGGTAAACTTAGCCAGAATTGAAGGTCAGGAAATTTCCAGGGAATTCTACAAAAAGATAGTTGAGAAATATGTGCAAAACGTATAGATGTTCACCTTATTAATTTTTATCTGAATTTAGAAGTTGTTTTGAGCTATTGTATCCTATCATGCGCATCTGGGACATCCAACCCGAGAAACTATGCCGAAACCATCTGCTTGGCGAACACAGGGAGCTTCATGCCCTCTGGACAATTCTAACCCAGAACAAAAAAGGATATTCAAGGCATCCAGAGACTCTCAGGTGGATAGGCAGGCTTAAGGCTCTTTTCAAAAGACACGAACTGCTTGCTGAAGAGATGAAGAATCGGGGATATTCTCATCAAAGCGGTCTTGATAGAAAACTTGCAAGAGGCAGGGGGGTGCAGGATAAGTTTCTCCAGACAAAAAAGAAGCAGGCCGAAATACTAAAGAACAAAAAATGCGGCTGTAATGTCTGAATACAGATTGATCTTTCAGGCCTTGAGCATGCTCAGAACTTTTTTTATGTTCTCTTCATCGTCAGACTCTTTTTCCTTTGGAGTCTCAAGTATGATGGGGATCTTCGAGAATGGTTCGTGATTAATAAAACTTTTTAATCCGTTTCTTCCTATTTTCCCTTCACCAATATGTTCATGCCTGTCTCTGTGAAGACCTGACTCGCCCTTTGAGTCATTAAGATGGATAAGTTTAAATTTATCGAATCCTATATATTTTTTTATCTCATCAGAGATTTTTTCTATCCCCTCGTATTTTCTGATATCGTATCCTGCGGCAAACGCATGGCATGTGTCTATACACACCCCTGATATAAGCCCGTCAAGCCGATCCATAATTTCCGCAAGTTCATTTATCTTCGATGTAATGTCCCCTCTTTCGCCTGCGGTGTTCTCCAGTAAAAGTCCTGCACTCCATTTTTCATCTTCGAATGTTTTTTTCAAACTTGCTGCTGCTCGGCTTCGTGCAATCTTCTCGTCATCATTCGATGCGCTGCCAGTATGCAGTATCACAAAGTCAGCGCCTATCATGTCCGCTCTGCGCATCTCTTCCTTTAGAAGCGCAATCGATTTTTCCCGAAGGACTTCTGAATTCGAAGCCATATTTATAAGATACGATGTGTGAATATAAACAGGTGAGATATCGAGTTCTTCCCTTAGTTTTTCGAACTGTATTTTTTCTTCCTGCAGTATATCTCTGACAAGCCAGCCTCTTGGGTTATGTGAGAATATCTGCATTGTGCTGCAGCCTAATTCGGATGCCCTAACAAGGCTTGTATGAATTCCGCCTGCTATTGATGTGTGAACGCCTAATCTTCTTCTGTTGGGTTTTTTTTGAGGGGCTTTTCTCTTAATATCATTAACCATTGCGTTTGTCCTGGATTTTTTGAATGGTGCCGAAGGCGGGATTTGAACCCCCTTGACAACCAATAAAATCAAGGAGTTATACCATATGGTGCAACGAAAGTGCAACGAGTTAAAAAAAATAGGATAGCAGAAGAAAGAATTTATGACATTCTTAATAGGAGAGGTACAACGGCGTACAACGAGGGGAAGAAGGGGAAAAACCAATAGGCACAAGGAGTTAATGGTGCCGAAGGCGGGATTTGAACCCGCATGGGTTACCCCACACGCCCCTCAAACGTGCGTGTCTACCAGGTTCCACCACTTCGGCATGCGGATATACTATTATAAAAAACCTCTGGTTTGCAAGTAGGCGGGATTTATTGGACTCTTTTTAACTGTCCGTTAACGTATTCGTATCTCTTGCCGCCTATCTCAACGTATCCTTCGCTTTTAGGTATTCGCAGCTCTCCGCCTACTAACTCTGCCTTCTCGCTTTTAGAAACCAGGGTTATTGTCTGGCTCAGCTCATCAATATAATAATTAAAATGTGACAGGAATGTGTTCCCGAAAAGATTATGTTTTGCCGATGGATTGTATGAACAGTCAACATTCCTAATTTCAAAAGCGGCTATTTTCACAGAATTGCATGAAAATTTATATGCTGTAACAACGCCTGATGCTGTTCCATATTGTACAGCTTTCGAGAAGTCCTTAATTCCGAGCTTTTGTATTGTCTCAGAATTAAGTGAGACATCAGATGCTCCTGTATCAAATATGAATTCAAATGATTCACCGTTAATTTCTGATGTAATAAACTTTATATTTCGCACTTCATTTTTCAAATAGTATTTTATCTGCTGAATTTTTGATGGGTCGCTGACTGAGGGCGCATTGTTTGTATTCTTAAAAATAATCTGCTGCTGAGCAGGTGCCTGATTTTGCTGGTGCAATGGCGCAGGCGGTGAAGGATTACTAGAAGTTTCTGATTTCTGATCTCCTGCTTGTGTAACAGCAGAAGCGTCAGGCTTAGGAACAACTGGGGACTGGGATTCATTCAATAAAAATAATGGTATTGCGGTTATAATTCCAACTGCTGTCAGAACAGTAAATATTATTCTCCGAATCTCTGTTTTCGAGAATTTAATCTCTGAAAGGCTTATTTCATCCTGCTTGTTCTTATTGTCTATCCCCATAAATTTTTAGGAACTCCTGTCTGCGTGCCTTATTATCTCACATTTAGTTCTGTATAAATAGTTGAAATTATATTTCAAAGGCATCTTTAATGTGTTCGATATGCCCGTCAGCAGTATTTAATAAAATACTTATTACATCAAACCTGACAGGACAGTCTAATTTATATTTTTTAAGATAAAGAAGCGCAAGGTTTTTGAGTTTATGTTGTTTTTTTGAGCCGACTGCTTCAAAAGGATAGCCGAAATAATTACTTTTACGGGTTTTTACCTCTACAAATACCAGTGTGCCGTTATCATCTGCAATAATATCGATCTCGCCAATTTTTGTTTTATAGTTTTTTGAGATTATTCTGTAAGCTTTATCCTTCAGATAATCTTCTGCCAGCTTTTCGCCTTCAATGCCGGTTTTTCTCATCTGTTTCAAGTCTCCGTAAAAGCTTTGGAATTCCTTCAATGTCTTGAATGTCCTTCTGGCAGAGTATCTTGATAAGTTCTCTGAAGGATGAATATTCCTCCCACTGCCCGTTTAAAAGTTCGCATAGAGCTTTGTTCAGACTTTCGCCTCTTTCATCCCAGTCAAGCAGTAATACTACCTTACGAAATCTCTCTGAAATATCTTGGCAAAACTCATAAAGGCTCTTGCCTTTATGTAAAGTAAGTATCTCGCCAGTAAGTCCAAGTTCCCTTAATGCAGCAGAGTCCCTTTTCCCCTCAACTATGACAGGCACATTTTTGTTTATATCAAATAAAATTTCAAAGACTTCGCGCAGACGCGCTGCTCTTTCTGTACTTTGGGTCAAGTGACTGTTTTTAGGAAAGTCTGTCATGTTGTGTATTGATTTTATGCCGAATATTTTCATTATTTTACCTTAATATTAAGCTAAAACAAAACTCAAAATTATTGACATGACAAGCCGGATTGAATTATTCTACTGAACACCATGAAAGAAAAAATCCTGAAAATCTTTGAAGAAAGCATAAGCGTAAAAGAAAAATTTATAAAAGAAAACCTTGAAACAGTTATCGAGGTTTCAAAGGCAATAGCCGATGCATTCAATGACGGTAAAAAGGTCATACTATTCGGCAACGGAGGAAGTGCATCAGATGCGTCTCACATAGCAGCAGAGTTTGTTAACAGATTCAAAAAAGAGAGACCCAGCCTTCCTGCAATTGCGCTCAATACCGACATGGCGGTAATCACTTCCATTGCAAATGATTATGATTATTCTGAGATATTTTCAAAACAGCTTAAATCTCTCGGAGATGAAGGCGACATAGTGATTGCAATAAGCACAAGCGGAGGATCCCCGAATGTGCTCAAGGCAATGGATGCAGCAAAGAAAAAGAAGATGAAGACGATTGCCTTAACAGGGACTAAAGGCGAGAAGTTTGCTTCAAAAGCGACTTATGCGTTTATAGTTCCATCTGATAATACGCCGAGAGTTCAGGAAACCCACATAACACTTGGCCATGCCCTCTGCCAGATGGTGGAGGAAATATTATTTGAAGCACCAAGAAAAAAATAAGTCAAAGATCATCCTTGGGATCGACCCCGGCAGCATCTCCTGTGGGTATGGTTTAATAACAGCAAATACAGCTTCCAAAAGGTATTTAAATCAATATTCTTATATAGGCTCTGGAAGAATAGTTTTTTCTCCGGCACAGCATCTTCATAGCAGGCTGAAAGAACTATTCTATTCTATAACAGAAATAATCAGAGAATATAATCCTGATGAGGCTGCAATCGAAAAAGTATTTTTTGCAAAGAGTGTAAAATCAGCCCTTGCACTAGGACAGGCAAGAGGTTCGGTTTTAATTGCAGCCGTATCATGCGGATTGCCTATATATGAATACAGCGCGCTTGAAGTAAAAAAGGCTGTCACAGGATATGGAAGAGCAGAAAAACATCAGGTTCAGGTCATGGTCTCTAAAATTCTTGATATTAAATCAAAGCTTTCAACTGACAGCGCTGATGCGCTTGCAATTGCACTGTGCCATACAAACACATTTAAATTAAACAGGACTTAGAATGTTGCATAGTTACTTTATAGAAAAGCTTATCGAGACACTTCCTGACACAAAGATATCGACAAAGCCGGAAGATCTTGTCTGCTATGGTTTTGATGCATCGGGATTAGAAAAATACCCTTCGGCAGTTGTATGGGCAAGAAAGCTGGAAGATGTTGTAAGGGTTATGCAGTTTGCATATAAGAATAAACTAGCTGTTACGCCTCGCGGCGCTGGCACAGGCATGACAGGAGGGTCAGTGCCGTTGTTTGGCTCTATTGTCCTGAGTCTTGAGAAGATGAATAAGATTGTTGAACTCGATCCCAATAATCTCAGTGTGGTTGTTGAAACAGGGATGATAAACGGAAAGCTTCAGCGCGAGCTTGAATATCATGGTTTCTTTTATCCCCCTGACCCTGCAAGTATGAATTTCTGCACAATAGGAGGAAATGTTGCTGAGAATGCCGGCGGACCAAGAGCTATTAAATATGGAGTAACAAAAGATTATGTGATGGAAATTGAAGCAGTTCTTCCTGACGGCAGGGTTATTAATACAGGAGTAAAGACTGCAAAAGGTGTTGTCGGCTATGATCTAACACGGCTGTTAACAGGCTCAGAAGGTACACTTGCAGTAATAACAAAAGTGCGGCTTAGAATTCTGCCTCTGCCCGAAGAGGTGATTACGCTTCTTGCCATGTTTGATAATATTGAAACATGCGGAGAGGCAGTAACAAAAATAATATCATCAAGAATAATTCCGCGTACTCTGGAATTCATGGACAGGGAAGCTGTTATGGCAGTTGAGGATTTTAAGTCTGTCGGCATCCCAAAAAACACGGAGGCAATTCTTTTAATAGAACTCGACGGCCATCCTTCAGCAATAACAAAGCAGGCTGAAAAGATTGCATACATATGCAATTCATTAAAGGCTGATGTGAAGATGGCTGAGGACAATTCTGCAAGGGAAAAACTCTGGGAGGCAAGACGGTCGATTTCACCTGCGCTTTATAAGATTGCGGGCACAAAGATAAACGAAGACATAGTTGTTCCAAGGGATAAAATCCCTGAGATGCTTAAATATTTAAGAAAGCTATCAGAGGAAAACGGCATAAAAATAGTGAATTTCGGGCATGCAGGCGACGGGAATATTCATGTGAACATTATGGTCGAAAAACAAGACAGTGAAAAATATCAGAGGACGGAAGTGCTTGTTAAAAAAATATTTGAGACAACGCTGAAACTCGGCGGCACAATTTCAGGCGAGCATGGAATTGGGATAACAAAGGCGCCGTATCTTGGCATGGAAATAAAAGAGAACGAACTTGCTATTATGAAAGGAATAAAAAACCTTTTTGACCCTGATAACATACTAAATCCCGGAAAGATTTTCAGTTAATAATATCTGATTTTTGTAATTAGATATTATTTTATTGCTGTTGTTTTGTTATTTCTGTTCTTGCTGTCCCTGCGGCTGCTCTTCTTTGGTTTGTTCTTCCTTAATCTGTTCTTCTTTTTTCTCTGTTTTTTTGGCTTTAGCATCGAACTTTATATGCTTGGGTTCGAATGAAGGATCAAGCAGATATGCTTCTTTAAAATATTCTGCTGATTCAGCCATATTTTTTAGTTTATAAGCAGAGTATCCCAAGAGGTAGTACGCTTCTGCGCTTGGTTCTTCAGCAACATATTCCTTTAAATACTGGATTGCTGTTTTATAATCTTTTTTTGCATAAGCCTCGAGAGCTTTGTCATAGTTGGTCTGTGCAAGAACTGGTGATGCTAAAAAAAACAGAGTTATAATGCTGAATATAAAGGTCTTCATCTTAACCCTCCTGTTATTAAACTTGCTTAGATTTTATCACATTTTTGCTAATGCTAATCAAAGTCCGGATTCGAGACCTCTTTATTTTCGAGAGTTACAGAACCTGCATATTTTGTCGGCTGTGTCCCAGCCTTGAAATATTCCCTTATTCCGCCCGGAGTGTTTTCATCTACCAGTAGTCCTGTTTTGGGATCTATCGAATGCTGAACAATTCCTTCAGGCGGGTAAAAATCAATAGATGATCCACCAACAGTTTCTGATCGCATAAAATTTAGCCATATAGGAGCGGCTGCTCTTGCGCCTGTTTCTTTTTCCCCTAATGGTTTCATGTCGTCAAATCCCACCCATACGCATGATGTCAGCCCGGTTGTATAACCAACAAACCATGCGTCCCTGTATTCATTAGTTGTTCCTGTTTTTCCTGCAACGGGTCTTCCAAGCGCTTTGATTCTCCAGCCTGTTCCATAATTAACAACATCTTTCAGCATGGATGTTATTAGAAATGCTGTCTGCGGACTTACTGCCTCTTGTCCCTGCGGTTCATTGGACTCGATGATGCTTCCGTTGGCATCTGTTATGTGTTTTACTGCCATTGGGTTCATCTTTACGCCGTTGTTTGCAAATGTGCTGTATATGGATGTGAGTGAAAGGGGGGTAATGCTGAAGCTTCCCAATGCTATGCTGAGATCACGGGGCATATCCCCTTCAAATCCAAGATTGTTTGAAAAGGCAATAATCTTGCTTATCCCTATTGCATCAACAAGTTTTATGGTTATTATGTTTCTCGAATATGCCAGCGCATCCCTCAGCCTTGTTGCCCCGTGAAATTTTCTGTCATAATTTTCAGGAATCCAGTCGCCTTTTAATCCGCCCGGATAAGTCACAGGTTCATCTTCAATAATGCTTGCAGGAGTGTAGCCATTATCCATTGCAGCTGCATATATTATTGGCTTGAAGGCAGAACCTGGCTGCCGCTTTGCATTAACAGCTCTGTTAAACTCTGTTTTTGAAAAATCATAGCCTCCTACAAGTGCCCTTATAAATCCTGTGCTCTGTTCTATTGAAACAACTGCTCCTTCAATCTCAGTATCTTGTTCAAGAGCAAGCATAAGTTCTTTTGCCTTTTTACCTAGAATCCTGACTTTAACAATATCTCCAGGCTTTATTATTTTGGTAAGATTAAATCCTTTTATCATGTATGGTTTTTTTGTTTTACGATCCAGAGCAATACTTGCCCACTGCGCATTTGCTATTGGAAGCTTTCCAAGCACACCTCTTGTCTTAATTACGGCTTCTTTTTCGCTCACCTTGATGACAAGGCCCGATGTTATTTCATCTTCGGTTCCAATGACATATGCTACATCCTTGCTCGACATTTCTTTTCCAACATCAATATCCTTTTTATGTTCTACTGGTCCCCGCCATCCTCTTCTTTTGTCTAATTCTCTGAGTCCGGCCTGCAAGGCTTTTTGCGCTGATAGCTGGAGGTTTTTATTAAGAGTTGTGTAAACATTCAATCCAGCTTTGTAGATAGTGTCTTCATCGAATCTTTCTTCGAGATATTTTCTGACATACTCTACGAAATAATTATTTGCCTCATTTTCTTTTCTAAGGCTCGTAAGATGCAAGGGCTCCTTAACGGCTTTTTCCCTCTCTGTTTTTTTGATGAAACCTTCTTCTTCCATTCTCAAAAGAACTGCTGACTGTCTATCCTTGGCTCTTGTCAGATTGTTAAACGGGGAATATGTGATCGGAGCCTTTATGAGTGCAGTAAGTATCGCTGCTTCAGATAATGTTATGTCTGTAACTGACTTGCCGAAATACACGTGAGAGGCCATCTCAACACCATATGCGCCATGTCCGAAATATACCTTGTTAAGATACAGTTCCAGTATCTCTTTTTTATCTAGATATCTTTCGATCTTCATTGCGAGTGCTGCTTCTCTTAGTTTGCGCTTTATTGTCTTCTCAGGAGTTAGAAATGCGATCTTTGCAAGCTGCTGGGTTATTGTGCTCGCACCTTCCTTGAGGCCGATATGTGTAATGTCTTTCAGAATAGCTCTGCCGATAGCAATGTAATCTATGCCCCTGTGTTTCCAGAACCTTGCGTCTTCCATTGCAACAACAGCATTTATCAGATGTTTTGGCATTTTATCTATAGGCACGAATATGCCTTTTTCCGCCTTGAGTTCTCCGATAAGGGTATCGTCGTCTGCAAATATCTTTGTGCCGGCAGTGGGGCTGTACTGCTTCAGCTCATCGATTGATGGAATGCCTTTGGCAAGCGCAAGATATCCGCCGAAAAAGATGCCTGTTACGATTGATGCTGTTACAAGAATGGTTATTGTTTTTTTGTTCATGACAGAAATTATACCCCTGATACAGAATACAAGTCAAAAAGATAAGATTTTGAGGATAAAAGCAGGGGGGATTCCCCCTGCCGCATTAGTTATACGGACTGGACAGCTTTTAATTCAGGAAAGGCTTTTTTGAGTTCTGCTTCAATCCCGCCCTTTAATGTCATTGTTGCCATAGGGCATGAGCCGCATGCGCCTTTGAGTTTTACCTTAACAATATTATCGTCAGTTATCTCTACAACCTCAACGTCTCCGCCGTCCCTCTGAAGCGCTGGACGTATCCTGCCTATTACTTCATCAATCTTTGCTCTATCGAGCATTGCAAATCCTCCTTAGTTGTTGAATTCACTTATATTATATGCTATCTAATAGTCATGATGATATTAAATTATAACTCAATGATTGAGGAGGCGCCATGCTTATACCATTTCTTATTGCCATCCATGTTCTCGGAGTTGTCGTATGGATTGGAGGAGTTACATTCGTAACAATCATAGTTTTCCCAATGATAATGAGGACAGAAGGCTCGCTTGCAAAGATGCTGTTTTTTCAAGGAGTAGAGCATAGGTTTGCCAATATCGCAAAGCTCTGTGTTCTTATTGTAGGAATAACAGGAATATGGCTTCTTTCTATAACAAACAGATGGAGCGTGTTGTTCACAGGCTATGGAATTGCCATAACTCTGATGCTTATTGTCTGGACTTTCTATGTCCTTGTATTGTTGTTTGAAGGCAGACTTTTCAAAATAATCTTCAAAGGAGAAGCTCAGCAGGATACCACAAAAATATTTTTCAGGCTTTCAGTATTCCACTGGGTTATTTTAGGATTGAGTTGGCTGACATTATTCGTTGGTGTTCTTTCAGGACATGGAGGGATATAAACAGCTATAAAGCTGATGGGAAAGAAGAAATAGAAGATAGGAAGATATTAAGAGAGGCAGATTTAAAGTTTTTAGCGATGCAGAAGATGCTGTTAAATGGCTGGACAAATAGAGATAGTCGTCATCAAAAAGAAAATCAGAAAACAGTTAAAATTTTTGCAATCCAACCCAGTTCATCCTTCCCTGAAAATACACAAAATTAAATGGCGAATGGGAATTCTATGTTGATATTCATTACAGGTGCTTTCCCCTTAGAGAGGGCAACAGGTTTATTCTGCTGTTTACCCAAGTATTTTTTTTACCCGTCCTATTTCTCCTTTTTCCAAACGGACTTTAATTCCATGCGGATGCGCAGACGAGTTCGTTAGAATATCTTTTACGATTCCTTCTGTCAGTTTCCCTGTCTGCTGGTCCTTCTTCAATACAATTGAAACACGCAATCCTTGTTTTATATCGGCACGATTGGTTCCATCCATAAATTGTTCTCCTATCAGTTATTCTTCCTGCTGCCTTCGTACAACTCATATTCAAGAAGTCTGCAGTCTATCGGGCCGTTGAAAAATTGAATCCTTCTTTTTGCTCTCAGCCCAATTTTCTTTGCAAGGTCAAGATTGCCGGTAAAGATATATCCTGTATATCCCCTGCACTTTTGTTTAAAGAAATCGCCTATGCCTTTGTACACGCTCTCAAGCTCTTTTATCTCTCCCATTCTTTCTCCGTATTCGGGGTTGAGAATAACAATTCCTCCACCTTCGGGAATTTTTGTCTCAGAATAATCGCATAGAACAAATTCGATCAGATGATCTACTCCTGCGGCAGATGCATTTTTCTTTGCTGCTTCAATAGCTTCAATTCTGTTATCACTTGCGATAATCTTAAATCCGATGCTCTTTCTTGATTCTTTTTGGGCCTGTGTTCTCAAACTATTCCATAAAGATATGCTGAATCCTTTTATATGCATAAATCCGTAATTGTCACGAATGAGTCCGGGAGCTTTGTTGAGGCCGATTAGTGCAGCCTCGATCGCAAGGGTTCCGCTTCCGCACATTGGATTGATGAAATTGCTTTTTTTATCCCATACAGAAGCAATGACAATGGCCGAGGCAAGAGTCTCCTGCATAGGAGCTGTCATGGGGATTTTTCTATATCCGCGCTTTGAAAGAGGTTCGCCCGAGGTATCTAAATAAACTGAACAGGCATTATCTTTCCAGTAGAGGTTTATGACTGTCTTGTCTTTATCAGGTCCTGAATCAGGACGCTGTCTGCACTTTTGCTTTATCCTGTCGACAATGGCATCCTTGCTTTTTACATTTGCAAAGAGTGAGGTCTTGATGGTCGGATTATCCACACTGGATGTCACACACACATATCCATCCTCTGCTATATATTTCTC
The window above is part of the Nitrospiraceae bacterium genome. Proteins encoded here:
- a CDS encoding HD-GYP domain-containing protein, translated to QTLNLKELNELGVFIAAVIDFRSPFTASHSNGVSASSVSLARLTGFSDRECEMMRLAGYLHDLGKLAVPNEILDKPYRLTPKEFEMIRSHTYYTYSILDTLENFDTINTWGAYHHERIDGKGYPFHYKGDVLSLGSRIMCVADVFTALAEERPYRKGMSKEELMSIMSRMSGTALDSEIVSLLVKNFDMVNLARIEGQEISREFYKKIVEKYVQNV
- a CDS encoding pyrimidine dimer DNA glycosylase/endonuclease V; this encodes MRIWDIQPEKLCRNHLLGEHRELHALWTILTQNKKGYSRHPETLRWIGRLKALFKRHELLAEEMKNRGYSHQSGLDRKLARGRGVQDKFLQTKKKQAEILKNKKCGCNV
- a CDS encoding deoxyribonuclease IV, yielding MVNDIKRKAPQKKPNRRRLGVHTSIAGGIHTSLVRASELGCSTMQIFSHNPRGWLVRDILQEEKIQFEKLREELDISPVYIHTSYLINMASNSEVLREKSIALLKEEMRRADMIGADFVILHTGSASNDDEKIARSRAAASLKKTFEDEKWSAGLLLENTAGERGDITSKINELAEIMDRLDGLISGVCIDTCHAFAAGYDIRKYEGIEKISDEIKKYIGFDKFKLIHLNDSKGESGLHRDRHEHIGEGKIGRNGLKSFINHEPFSKIPIILETPKEKESDDEENIKKVLSMLKA
- a CDS encoding retroviral-like aspartic protease family protein translates to MGIDNKNKQDEISLSEIKFSKTEIRRIIFTVLTAVGIITAIPLFLLNESQSPVVPKPDASAVTQAGDQKSETSSNPSPPAPLHQQNQAPAQQQIIFKNTNNAPSVSDPSKIQQIKYYLKNEVRNIKFITSEINGESFEFIFDTGASDVSLNSETIQKLGIKDFSKAVQYGTASGVVTAYKFSCNSVKIAAFEIRNVDCSYNPSAKHNLFGNTFLSHFNYYIDELSQTITLVSKSEKAELVGGELRIPKSEGYVEIGGKRYEYVNGQLKRVQ
- a CDS encoding YraN family protein, producing MRKTGIEGEKLAEDYLKDKAYRIISKNYKTKIGEIDIIADDNGTLVFVEVKTRKSNYFGYPFEAVGSKKQHKLKNLALLYLKKYKLDCPVRFDVISILLNTADGHIEHIKDAFEI
- a CDS encoding D-sedoheptulose 7-phosphate isomerase, which codes for MKEKILKIFEESISVKEKFIKENLETVIEVSKAIADAFNDGKKVILFGNGGSASDASHIAAEFVNRFKKERPSLPAIALNTDMAVITSIANDYDYSEIFSKQLKSLGDEGDIVIAISTSGGSPNVLKAMDAAKKKKMKTIALTGTKGEKFASKATYAFIVPSDNTPRVQETHITLGHALCQMVEEILFEAPRKK
- the ruvC gene encoding crossover junction endodeoxyribonuclease RuvC, translating into MKHQEKNKSKIILGIDPGSISCGYGLITANTASKRYLNQYSYIGSGRIVFSPAQHLHSRLKELFYSITEIIREYNPDEAAIEKVFFAKSVKSALALGQARGSVLIAAVSCGLPIYEYSALEVKKAVTGYGRAEKHQVQVMVSKILDIKSKLSTDSADALAIALCHTNTFKLNRT
- a CDS encoding FAD-binding protein codes for the protein MLHSYFIEKLIETLPDTKISTKPEDLVCYGFDASGLEKYPSAVVWARKLEDVVRVMQFAYKNKLAVTPRGAGTGMTGGSVPLFGSIVLSLEKMNKIVELDPNNLSVVVETGMINGKLQRELEYHGFFYPPDPASMNFCTIGGNVAENAGGPRAIKYGVTKDYVMEIEAVLPDGRVINTGVKTAKGVVGYDLTRLLTGSEGTLAVITKVRLRILPLPEEVITLLAMFDNIETCGEAVTKIISSRIIPRTLEFMDREAVMAVEDFKSVGIPKNTEAILLIELDGHPSAITKQAEKIAYICNSLKADVKMAEDNSAREKLWEARRSISPALYKIAGTKINEDIVVPRDKIPEMLKYLRKLSEENGIKIVNFGHAGDGNIHVNIMVEKQDSEKYQRTEVLVKKIFETTLKLGGTISGEHGIGITKAPYLGMEIKENELAIMKGIKNLFDPDNILNPGKIFS
- a CDS encoding tetratricopeptide repeat protein: MKTFIFSIITLFFLASPVLAQTNYDKALEAYAKKDYKTAIQYLKEYVAEEPSAEAYYLLGYSAYKLKNMAESAEYFKEAYLLDPSFEPKHIKFDAKAKKTEKKEEQIKEEQTKEEQPQGQQEQK
- a CDS encoding PBP1A family penicillin-binding protein, with the protein product MNKKTITILVTASIVTGIFFGGYLALAKGIPSIDELKQYSPTAGTKIFADDDTLIGELKAEKGIFVPIDKMPKHLINAVVAMEDARFWKHRGIDYIAIGRAILKDITHIGLKEGASTITQQLAKIAFLTPEKTIKRKLREAALAMKIERYLDKKEILELYLNKVYFGHGAYGVEMASHVYFGKSVTDITLSEAAILTALIKAPITYSPFNNLTRAKDRQSAVLLRMEEEGFIKKTEREKAVKEPLHLTSLRKENEANNYFVEYVRKYLEERFDEDTIYKAGLNVYTTLNKNLQLSAQKALQAGLRELDKRRGWRGPVEHKKDIDVGKEMSSKDVAYVIGTEDEITSGLVIKVSEKEAVIKTRGVLGKLPIANAQWASIALDRKTKKPYMIKGFNLTKIIKPGDIVKVRILGKKAKELMLALEQDTEIEGAVVSIEQSTGFIRALVGGYDFSKTEFNRAVNAKRQPGSAFKPIIYAAAMDNGYTPASIIEDEPVTYPGGLKGDWIPENYDRKFHGATRLRDALAYSRNIITIKLVDAIGISKIIAFSNNLGFEGDMPRDLSIALGSFSITPLSLTSIYSTFANNGVKMNPMAVKHITDANGSIIESNEPQGQEAVSPQTAFLITSMLKDVVNYGTGWRIKALGRPVAGKTGTTNEYRDAWFVGYTTGLTSCVWVGFDDMKPLGEKETGARAAAPIWLNFMRSETVGGSSIDFYPPEGIVQHSIDPKTGLLVDENTPGGIREYFKAGTQPTKYAGSVTLENKEVSNPDFD
- a CDS encoding NifU family protein produces the protein MLDRAKIDEVIGRIRPALQRDGGDVEVVEITDDNIVKVKLKGACGSCPMATMTLKGGIEAELKKAFPELKAVQSV
- a CDS encoding YwbE family protein, with the protein product MDGTNRADIKQGLRVSIVLKKDQQTGKLTEGIVKDILTNSSAHPHGIKVRLEKGEIGRVKKILG
- a CDS encoding class I SAM-dependent RNA methyltransferase; this encodes MFQTKKNRILVTCAKGITPFLREELIQLGFPILSETQAGITTEGTIDDTLRLNLHLRTGHRVLFLIRDFFARDADALYRSMSEMPWEKYIAEDGYVCVTSSVDNPTIKTSLFANVKSKDAIVDRIKQKCRQRPDSGPDKDKTVINLYWKDNACSVYLDTSGEPLSKRGYRKIPMTAPMQETLASAIVIASVWDKKSNFINPMCGSGTLAIEAALIGLNKAPGLIRDNYGFMHIKGFSISLWNSLRTQAQKESRKSIGFKIIASDNRIEAIEAAKKNASAAGVDHLIEFVLCDYSETKIPEGGGIVILNPEYGERMGEIKELESVYKGIGDFFKQKCRGYTGYIFTGNLDLAKKIGLRAKRRIQFFNGPIDCRLLEYELYEGSRKNN